In a single window of the Candidatus Omnitrophota bacterium genome:
- a CDS encoding PIG-L family deacetylase, translating into MISRAVGNNQKAKVVFITNGDASAETASFFLGKAASELEAEDYLALGRARQQEAARASAKLGLPPNDLIFLSYPDNGLASLWLQNAGERYESEYTGEDRSVYALTYSRAIKGYTRANLIRDIKDIIKELKPRDVYAPSPLDRHKDHVACADFLNKALDELRSDQKNKFIPPQVFYYSIHLPGRQAGPALNPDLSLTQGSHSVKTAKSQAIQEYHSQLSSPTVKRIAARSLENKEYFYRVPDSPGAYLGSVYRQWADAAGEMKRRGYNLNMGVIADVAGDINDQRIDLVRKQKIFSDDSTEVSRLVNRIAQALDDFGVIPVVKHFPGLGSVYRDTHKWLPKVNSSRRDIYNKDLLPYKDLIRSGRHFMVMTSHAVYPCLDDKPASLSYKIQSVILRKELGFQGLIISDELGMQALGEYAIQRGIPAPHIGELAVLSFAAGTDMAIIYPEPERADEIILSVILAVKQAVKEGRLSRKALDESVSRILKEKEGVFDKDLEGLLNVMTIDEKICQKLIIDIYADPAIALKYAIGGIHARDHKIIPEIQSKAQIPVFIFGQYEGGGIIEAGLIPYVETGYLIGREFARAVKSRVSRNRDNYKQEEAVDQLQEPVFDFSRLGEEERAKIINILAASVDGHIRFYEHLRDKKGFPLPNPEHLSPVSMDNENHLLGVKFRDFSGVPVKWLRNFPDRNTAVCAYWVFKKTFEEWAKEEKARGNDGGGSWDEKMLSRLNRFKVMLLEIK; encoded by the coding sequence CGCTAGTTTTTTCTTGGGTAAAGCCGCATCTGAACTTGAAGCAGAGGATTATCTTGCCTTAGGCCGGGCGCGTCAACAGGAAGCTGCCCGGGCGTCGGCAAAGCTGGGGTTACCTCCGAATGATCTGATATTTTTAAGCTATCCGGACAATGGCTTGGCAAGCCTGTGGCTCCAGAACGCGGGGGAGAGATACGAATCGGAATACACCGGGGAAGACAGGTCAGTTTACGCGTTAACCTATTCCCGGGCCATAAAGGGGTATACCCGCGCTAACCTGATCAGGGATATTAAAGATATAATCAAAGAGCTCAAACCGCGGGATGTCTATGCTCCTTCTCCGCTGGACAGGCACAAAGACCACGTTGCCTGCGCCGACTTCTTAAATAAAGCCCTTGATGAATTGCGCAGCGATCAAAAAAACAAATTTATCCCTCCCCAGGTTTTTTATTATTCTATCCATTTGCCCGGCCGTCAGGCCGGGCCTGCTTTAAATCCGGATTTGTCTCTGACGCAGGGCAGCCATTCTGTAAAAACGGCTAAATCACAAGCGATACAAGAATATCATTCGCAACTTTCTTCCCCCACCGTAAAGAGAATTGCTGCGCGATCCCTTGAGAATAAAGAATACTTTTACCGGGTCCCTGATTCCCCGGGGGCTTATCTTGGTTCGGTATATCGGCAGTGGGCTGATGCAGCAGGCGAGATGAAAAGAAGGGGATATAACCTTAATATGGGCGTGATTGCCGATGTGGCCGGGGATATAAACGACCAAAGGATAGATCTGGTAAGAAAACAAAAGATTTTTTCGGATGATTCAACAGAGGTTTCCCGGTTGGTCAATAGGATCGCGCAAGCCTTGGATGACTTTGGGGTAATCCCTGTGGTAAAACATTTTCCAGGGTTGGGAAGCGTGTACCGTGATACCCATAAATGGCTGCCTAAGGTTAATTCTTCTCGTCGAGACATTTATAATAAAGACCTGCTCCCGTATAAAGACCTGATCCGGTCCGGGAGGCATTTTATGGTTATGACCAGCCATGCCGTATATCCCTGCCTGGATGATAAACCCGCGTCGCTATCTTATAAGATCCAAAGCGTTATTTTAAGAAAGGAACTGGGTTTTCAGGGGTTGATAATCTCGGATGAGTTAGGGATGCAGGCTTTGGGGGAATACGCTATTCAGCGGGGTATCCCTGCTCCCCATATCGGAGAGCTCGCTGTTTTATCTTTTGCCGCCGGAACGGATATGGCTATAATTTACCCGGAACCGGAAAGGGCGGATGAGATCATCCTTTCGGTGATCCTGGCGGTAAAACAAGCGGTAAAAGAAGGCCGGCTGAGCCGGAAAGCGCTCGATGAATCGGTAAGCAGGATCTTAAAAGAAAAAGAGGGGGTTTTCGATAAAGATCTGGAGGGGTTGTTGAATGTTATGACCATTGATGAAAAGATCTGCCAGAAACTCATCATCGATATTTACGCTGATCCGGCGATAGCACTCAAATACGCGATAGGCGGAATACACGCGCGGGATCATAAGATAATCCCTGAGATCCAGTCCAAGGCCCAAATACCGGTTTTTATTTTTGGGCAGTATGAAGGCGGGGGTATAATCGAGGCCGGGCTTATTCCTTATGTTGAAACCGGCTATCTTATAGGCCGCGAATTCGCCCGGGCCGTCAAATCGCGCGTATCCCGGAACAGGGATAATTATAAGCAAGAAGAGGCTGTTGATCAGCTTCAGGAGCCGGTCTTTGATTTTAGCCGGTTGGGTGAGGAAGAACGCGCGAAGATCATAAATATACTCGCCGCTTCTGTGGATGGGCATATCAGATTTTATGAACATCTGCGGGATAAAAAGGGTTTTCCGCTGCCTAATCCGGAACACCTCTCCCCCGTAAGTATGGATAATGAAAATCATCTTTTAGGCGTTAAATTCAGGGATTTTTCCGGAGTCCCGGTAAAATGGCTGCGGAATTTTCCAGACCGAAACACCGCTGTCTGCGCTTATTGGGTCTTTAAGAAGACTTTTGAAGAATGGGCAAAAGAAGAAAAAGCGAGGGGTAATGATGGGGGAGGGTCTTGGGATGAAAAGATGCTTTCCCGGCTTAACCGGTTTAAAGTCATGCTCCTGGAGATCAAATGA